The Bradyrhizobium sp. WSM471 genome includes the window TCAGCAACCACCGCAAAGGCAGCGGCACAAAGTTCTTTGCACAAGCCGAGCTGAGACATCTCGAAGGCATCATGGCCAAGCGCGCCGACAGCCCGTACGCGTCCGGACGCCGGACCGCCGATTGGCTGAAGGTGAAGACCGCGCAGCGGCAGGAGGTAGTGATCGCCGGCTTCACCGCGCCGAGGCGAACCCGGCCCTTCTTCGGCGCCCTCGTGCTGGCGGTACGCGACGCCGATGCATGGCGGTACATTGGCCACGTCGGCACCGGCTTCAGCCACCAGGTTCTCGAAGAGCTTCACCGCAAGCTCGTGAGGCTGAAGACAGCCAAGTCGCCCTTCGCTGGCAAGGTGAAAAATGAGCGGGTTACGACCTGGGTGCGTCCTTCCTTGGTCGCGGAAGTGAAATTCGCGGAGTGGACCAGCAAGGGCGAGCTGCGCCAGCCGGTCTATCTCGGCCTGAGGTCCGACAAAAACGTCAAGGACGTTGTTTGCGAAAAGAAGTGGTCGCGAAAATAATGCCCCCCAGACGCAGAGTACGACCTGTAGTTCAGCTGGCGGCGCGCTCGGATGCCGAAGGCCACGGCGGCAGGGGCGGCAATCCGAGGGCTTTGCGTACAGGTCCAAACGACCTCCGGTGAGCTGCGCATGCACCAAGCCTGGCGAGCGCCTCATAGTGAGCCGGCACCGGGTAGCCCTTGTGATCCGCGAAGCCGTAGCCGGGGTGACGCACGTCGAGTGTCCGCATGACCGTGTCGCGTTCGACTTTCGCTAGGATGGAGGCGGCGGCAATGCTGGCGGACTTGGCGTCCCCTTTAATGATCGACTGCTGAGGGATGTCGATTTCCTTCAACCGCTTCGCATCGATCAGCAAGTGCTGCGGCGTCAACCCTAGGCCCCGGACCGCACGTTGCATCGCCTGGATGCCTGCCCAATAGATGTTGATTTCGTCGATCTCCTCGACCTCGACGAATGCTACACACCAACTCTCTGCCTTTTCCTTGATTTCCTTCGCGAGTTCTTCGCGAGCGGCGGCATCGAGCTTTTTCGAGTCGTCGATTCCGATTATCCGCGTGCCGGGCTTCAGGATCACGGCGCCAGCAGAGACTGGCCCTGCGAGAGGGCTCATTCCGGCCTCGTCCACGCCTGCCACGGCATGTTGGCCGCTTTCCCAGAGAGAGGTCTCGAAGCGGAACATCTTACGGAGGCGCTGCCCTTCGGACCTGTTTTCGGAGCGCCGCTTGTCGATTGAAGCCAGGATGGCACGGGCTCCCGCGCGGGCGTCGGCCCGCAAGATCTGCTCGACGTCGGCCTCGAGCGGTCTTTTCTCGACGACATAGCGCCGGCGCAACGCATCGAGCGAATACTGGGGCATAGGGGCCTTCGTGAAGACTGACTGTGGGAAGCGTGTCGGTGAAATTTGTGGCGATTGTCTGAAGCTAGACCATGCCGTCATCGACTGCGCAGCGCCTTGTCGAAAGGAACCGGACCGGCTCGCCATCTGAGCGTCCCGCTATTCTTGAGGCCGCTCATCCAGACCTCGCGTTCGACCTCAGAGCGGAACCAACCGGTGTCTTCATCCCTTGAGAAAGAGTGGAGCCTCGATCCCCGGGTGCTTCCGAGGGGGCCGGCTCATGCTCCGCCAAGCCAGCAACGAAGAAGAGGTTCTGGACCGCACCGCCGAGGTCGCGGCCACCATCGCGGAAGAAGGCCTCCGCTACGTCAGCGACTCCGCGCCGGGGTACACGCGCAAGCAGGCTGGAACCAGCTTCAGCTACTACGACCAGGACGGCAACCGCATCACCGATGCCGCCGTCATCCAACGCATCAAATCAATCGGCATCCCGCCGGCCTACGAGTCCGTGTGGATCTGCCCGTCGTCGAACGGCCACATCCAGGCAACCGGGCTCGATGCGCGGGGTCGCAAGCAGTATCGCTACCATCCGAAGTGGCGCGAGCTCCGAGACCAGAACAAGTATGAGCATATCATCCTGTTCGCTGCCGCGCTGCCCGCGCTGCGGGAACGGGTCGCTGCCGACATGAAGCGGGACGGACTGCCC containing:
- a CDS encoding ribonuclease HII; amino-acid sequence: MPQYSLDALRRRYVVEKRPLEADVEQILRADARAGARAILASIDKRRSENRSEGQRLRKMFRFETSLWESGQHAVAGVDEAGMSPLAGPVSAGAVILKPGTRIIGIDDSKKLDAAAREELAKEIKEKAESWCVAFVEVEEIDEINIYWAGIQAMQRAVRGLGLTPQHLLIDAKRLKEIDIPQQSIIKGDAKSASIAAASILAKVERDTVMRTLDVRHPGYGFADHKGYPVPAHYEALARLGACAAHRRSFGPVRKALGLPPLPPWPSASERAAS
- the ligD gene encoding non-homologous end-joining DNA ligase: MARKSTLPYRLQPMLATLTDAPFDDPDWVFEDKFDGFRMVAEIRRGRVALYSRNGKIISHSYVEVAKALEGVKADAVIDGELVAIGKDGVSHFQLLQNALRHEAKLLYCAFDLMFAAGEDLRALPLLERKKRLNALLPRHKLIAFSNHRKGSGTKFFAQAELRHLEGIMAKRADSPYASGRRTADWLKVKTAQRQEVVIAGFTAPRRTRPFFGALVLAVRDADAWRYIGHVGTGFSHQVLEELHRKLVRLKTAKSPFAGKVKNERVTTWVRPSLVAEVKFAEWTSKGELRQPVYLGLRSDKNVKDVVCEKKWSRK